The Gemmatimonadales bacterium nucleotide sequence TTTGAAGAACGGGAGGTCGACACTCTCGCTGTACTCGGTCTGGATGGTGATCCGATTGGGCCGGCCGCCGCGGGTGATGTGGAAGCGCGGGGTCTGGCCGAGGAGGGAGTCTGCCTGGGCACGCAGGTGGATGGCAATGACGGTGTCGGAGGAGCTGGATGCCATGTGCGCCTGGCTTCGCATGTCGTCCAGCATCTCGTAATATCGGAGATATACCTGGCCGATGTGAACGCCGTAGTACAACGCGCCGACGAACAGGGCGAGCGACACGAGACAGCCCAAGGTGCTGGTGCCGCGGCGGAGCGCCGGCGGGCGCCCTACCATTGCGACTGCGCTCCTTCGACGATGTAGGTCACCAGCTTGTCGAGCGCCTTCTGGCGGCCCTGGGCCTCCTGCCCTTGGGTATAGTCCCCCTCAAGCAGGAGACCGCTGCGCTCCCACAGCGGCTTCCCCGCGCGCTGATCCTGGATCTGGACCGACACGGTGATGTGGACCAGGCGGCGGGTGACGTTCACCTGCGACTCTCCTTCGTTGCCCGAATACTGCACCGGGATGTCGGGCTCGTATCGGGAGATGGTCCCGCGGACCACGGCATCGGCCTGGGCCTCGCTGGCGGCCCGGAGGCCGAGGCGGCTCTGAACGGCATCGCGCACCCGCACCGCGACTTCCTGGGTCAGGGTGGGCTCGGAGGTCTGATTGTCGAAGGGGAGCAGCGCCACGGTCTTGATGTTGGAGGGCAGCCCGCCGCCGGCGAAGCCGTAGAGACAGGCGGCCAGCCCGACGGTGCTAAGGCTTGCGAGCAGTCCAGATGTCAGGCGCAAAATGGGCCCGCGCAGTGGAGAGGAAGGTCAGATTGAGCTTGGCCGGCACGGTTGGCACCAGCAGCCGCGCGCTCACGGGAGCGCCCGACGGGTCGAGGGTCGTCTCGGCTCGCCCGACCACCTTCCCGGCGTGGCGCACCTCCGCAACGAGCTTGCCCGCCTTGCCCGTGGTCCGCACGTACTCCACGGTGTCGGTCGGGCCGTCGTAGCGCCAGCTGATCACATCGCCTTTCGTCAGGCCGCGAAGCTCGGCGCCCTCGTCCGGCATCCGTGCGATGCCGAACATGGCCCACATCAGCGGGTAGTTGGGCACCAGCTTCTTGACCGCGTCAGGCGGCTCGGCCCAGAGCGGCCGATCGCCGATTACGGCCGCCGACGCGGCGCCCGACCCGAACGGCCCCGCCACATCGAAGCGCAACGAGTCGGGCGGGGCGATGCGCGCGCTGCCCCTGCCGCCAGCACTGGAGCGCTCGTCCTGAAAGAGCCACTTGAAGCGATGCAGCTTGTGCTCGATGGGGCGCGTCGCGTTGACCCAGGTGGACACCTGCTCGAGAGTGACCGGGCCTGCACCTTCGGGCACCAGCGGACCGGGCGCGGTGCGGCACCCCACCGAGGCCAGCGCAAGATATGCCAGGCAGCTTCCTCGGTCAACGAAAACGCGTTGTCGCATCAATAGTTATAGCCGAAGAAGAAGCTGAGGAAACCGGCGTCCCTCTGATCCGGGGCGAGGCCGTAGCCCTGGAAGTCATCGTTGCTGAAGCGCCGACCCAGGTCGAGCCGCAGCACGGCCAGCGGTCCGAGCGCCATGCGGAAGCTAATCCCGTAGCTCCCCAGCAGGGCTCTCGAGGTCGTGGTCGGGAAAGTGGCTTGCCCCATGTCGGTGAACAATCCGGCCTGGATCTCGGGAAAGGTGATGTCACCGAGTCCCGTGCCGAGCGTGAGGTGGGTAAGCAGGGGGAAGCGAAGCTCCTGGTTGAACATGAAGGCCCGGGACCCGACGATGTAGCCGAACTGAGGATAGCCGCGGAGGCCGAGTGTGCCTCCGATGTTGATGCGGCGGGGCCGGTCGCCGCCGCTGTAGTAGCCCAGCGCCCGGAGCGCCCAGGCGCCCCGGCGGCCGACCCGAAGGTAACGCCGCCAGTCGCCGCTGAAGATGTAGCTGTCGAAGCGGCCGTTGGAGAAATCGCTGGAGACACCGGCCGTGAAGCTCACGCGCCCGCCGTCGATGGGGCCGCTGTTGATCCAGAGCGAGTTGTCGTGGACGTAGCTCAAGTAATGGGAGGCGATCCAGCCGATCCGGCGGGGCTGGTCGACCGGCAGAGTGAAGTCCACCCGGTCCGAGTGCTCGGCGACGAACGTGCCCTCGATCCGGGTGAAGCGGCTCAGCGGATAGCGCAACACGCCGAGCACGCCGTAGGCGGTCTCGTCGTAGGAGACCACCTGTTCGCCCTCGAAGTTGCGGCTCTTGGTGCGGAAGGCACCGATGCCCCAGTTGACCCGGCGCGACTGGTTCAGGTACAACGCCTGGCCACTCAAGTTGGAGAGGATGCTGCCGAGGCGGCGGCCCTGGAAGGAGGAGACGGAGCCGAGCAGCAAATTGTCGCCCAGCAGATCGCTCATGACGAAGAAGATCCCCTGGGCCCCACCGAAGCCCGGCACGATCACCGCATCGCCCGCGGCGAAGTCCAGGCTCAGCCGCCTCCGGTACGGCTCGTGTGAGGCGGCCAGGCTGACCGTGTCCGTGGGCAACTGCCAGTTCCACTTGCCGTCGGGCGCGGGCGGCGGCAGGTCGAAGCGATCGGCGCGGGCCGCCGAATCGACCGGATAACGGTACAGGTTCCAGCTCAGGTCGTGAAATCCGCCGACCACCAGGCCGGCGCTGTCGGGCAGAGGCACCGCGTCGAACGCGCCAGTCCAGGCCGAGGTCTCCCGCCGCCCCCCGCCGAGGGTATCCACCGAGAAGACGTTGAGAACGCCATCGCGATCGGAACTGAAGTAGATCCGGCCGTCCTGGGCCCAGATCGGCGCCTCGTCGACCCAGTGACCGGAGGTGAGCTGGCGGGAGCGGCCAGTCGCGACATCCAGCAGGAAAAGGTTGACGGCGCCCTCCATCCCGCCGGCGGTCCGGTCGGATGCGAAGACGATGTGGCGTCCATCGGGGCTGGGAGAGGGGTCGAGGTCCTGGTAGCGATCGTTGGTGAGGGGCTCGAGCTTGCCATCCGAGATCCGGACCCGATACAGATCCGACACGCCACTCTGGGAGAGGCCGCTCACCACGATGCTCTCGCCATCCGGCATCCAGTGGGGAGAAAGCAGCGAGACCAGCTCGGAGAACTGATAGCGTCCCGCCACTCGCCGGCGGTCGAGATCCCACACCACGAGCGCGTCCCGGTCGCCGTAGCGCGCGGTGAAGAGCAGGATGCCCCGACGCGACGCATCCATGCGGGACTCGAACGGATGAAACGACTCGAGCTGAGCCGACCGGCCGCCGGTCACCACCGCGTGGGCCCGCCCGCCCTCGAGCGACTTTCGGTAGATCGCGACGTAGCCGGTGGCCGGCGAGAGGTACGCCACATCGCCCGACTCGCCGTCGGCCGTGTCGGGAAGCAGCACCGGCTTCACCGCCAGCTTGGCCACCTCGGTACCCAGGACGCTGAGCGGAGCGAGAGTGTCGGCCGAGGGGTAGTACCGCCGGCGCATGGCCAGCTGGAACTCCTCGTTGAGCTGATCCAGGTTTCGGCCATAGATCGACTGCATGGCCGCGTCGAAGGTGGGGTGCCGGTTGTATTCCTTGTACATCAGCGCCACCCGCCAGTCGCCGTAGGTATCGGCCAGCCAGCGATGAATCTGCCCGCCGATGGGGTAGACCAGTCCGCTGGTGACCCAGGTGAGCTGCTTGAGGGTCGGCAGGCGGCCGGTGAGGGTGAGGTCCCGCATGACCATCTCGTCGCGCGCGTCCTGCCCGCCGGACCAGAGCTCCGCCAGGCCCTCGCTCCACCACAAGGGAAAGGCAAAGCGACTGGAGCGAGGGGCCTGGATATAGCTCTCCGCCTGGAGGTCGAGCTGGAACACGTGGACCATCTCGTGCCGCATGGTATGGCGGAACTCGGCGAAGTTGCCCCGGAAGGGGAGCGACACCCGACGCTTGAGAAAGTCGGTCACGCCCAACAGCCCCTCAGGCGGGGTGTAGGGGAGCACGTTGGTCTGCTCGAAATCGGTATGAGACGCGTACACGATGAGGGGAATACGGTTGGTCACCTCGTGCTGGAACTGCATGGCCAGCGTGTCGTAGCTCTCCTCTGCATAGCTCAGCGCGGCCGGAGCGAGGTCGGCCTCGGCCGGGTAGTAGTAGAGATCGACGTGCTCGCCCCGGAGAATGCGCCAGTCCAGCTTGCGATATTGGATCTTGTTCTGGCCGAAGGCGAAGAACTGCGCTGCCGCCGGGTGAGCGGCGACGCTCAGCAATACGCCGAGCAGGAGGGCGCGGGCGAGCAGAAATCGGGAGCGCTGGGTCATCGGCGGATCGTGCGGATCACGTCCCCCTGTGTGATGCGGGTCAACGTCACGGTGCCTCCGACCACGCGGCCGAACACCGTGTAGGTGCCGTCCAGGTGGGGCTGCGCGCTCAGGTTGATGAACCATTGGCTGGAGCCGCTGTCGGGGCCGGAGAGCGCCATGCCCACGACCGGCCCGTCGTAACGGATGCGGTTGATCTCGTCCCGGATGGCGCCCCCCGGTCCGCCGAACCCATCACCCCGCGGGTCGCCGTCCTGGATGACGAAGTTGGGCACCACCCGGTGCCAGTGGTGCCCGTCGAAGAAGCGGCGATCCACCAGACGCAGGAAGTTGGCGACGGTGAGGGGAGCGTCGGGGCCGAGCAGCTCGACCTCGATGGGGCCGCGGCCTTCGGTGTCGATGATGACATGCGGGCGCGCCACGGAATCGCTGGCGGTGAGATACCGGCGCACCAGGTCGCGGTAGTCTTCCAGCGTGCGACCGGTCGCGAGGGGGTACGCCGCACCCCAGCGCTCGGCCGCCTCGCTCCAGTTGTCCTCGGCCCAGCGGCGGATCAGATAGTTGGCCGGCCTGGTGGAAGTCTGAAGGAACTCCCGCTCGACCCGGGCCCGAGCCGCGGGACCGCTCTTCTGGATCGCCAGGATGCCACCGAGGGCGGAGAGGGCCGCCTCGGGGAAGGAGTCGTGCCCGGTACGGGCGTACATCGCGGCCAGGGCCGGCAGGTCGGCCGGGTCGGCGGCCCGCGCCACCGCGTCGGCCGCGACGCTCCGCACGCCGGCGTCGGGGTGCGAGAGGAGCGGCCGGGCCGCGGCGAGGAGCGCCGGATCGGGCCCCTGCAGTGCATCGGACCACGCTAGCAGTCCGGCCGCGACCACCCGACCGTCAGCATCCGCGAGAAACCAGGGCGACTTTCCTGGACTGGCCACCGCCGAACCCTCGGCCGCGGCGGCCCGCTCTCGCCAGTCGGCGCTCCCGCGCCAGGGCGCGGCCGCCGCGGCGAACGCGGCGGTATCGATGCGGGCCAAGGCCACCAGCGAGGCGCGCCGGGCGGCAAACGTCCGCTTTCCCTTCATCACCTTCAGCAGGCCCTTGGCGGCCTCGGAGCCGCCGAGCTGCCCCAGCGCATCCGCCGCCTGCACCTGGGCGTTGGGCAAGGGATCATCGAGCAGCGGCGTCACGCGCACGGCGAGGGTCGAATCGTGATAGCTCCCGAGCGCCAGGAGGGCGTTGATCTTCACCAGAGGGCTCGGATCGACCACGCTCCGAACCAGCAGGTCCGAGGCGCTGGCGGGCGCCAGCTTGGCCGTCTCGGCAAAGCTCCGCGTCATTCCCCGAGCAGCCAGCGAGCGGATGAAGGGATCGGAATCCTTGAGCGCCAGGAGCAGCCGATTGGCGGCGGCCGGCGCGCGGAGCCGTGCCAGGGCAAAGACCGCACGCCAGCGGACGCTGCCACTGGTGTCGTCGGTAAAGGGGAGCAGTCCCTGGATCGGGGCGTCGGCGCCGAGACGCCAGGACTCCAGCACCAGCTGGTTGATCACCGACGCGGGATCGGCCACCGAGAGGACCACCCGGTGGCCCAGCACGGCGGAAAAGAACTCGCCCACGCGGCGGCCCCCGATCTTGGCGAGGGCGGTGACCGCCTCTCCCGCGGAGACCGACTCCAGCGGCGGTGTCCCGGTCAGGCGGTCGATCAGCGGCTGAACGGCCGCCGTGTCTCTCAGCAGGCCGAGGCCGAACGCCGCGGCCACCCGAACGGTGGAGTCCGGATCGGCCAACACCGGCACCAGGAGCGGTGTGGCGCGCAGGTCACCGATCCGGCCGGCACCGACGGCCGCGATCCGGCGGACCAGCGAGTCGGGTGAGACCAAGGCTCTGCGGTAGAGGTCCGGCTGAAAGTCGCGCGCGTCCTCGGCGGCCAGGAGCGGCGCGAGCTGCTCGATCACTGCCTCCTGCTGCGCCGCCAGCGGGGCGGCGACGAGCGGCAGGAGACCGCCCAGGCACAGGGCGACGAGCCAACGTCCGGCCCGCACCCGGCTACAGGGCATGCTGCCTCCCTCGCGTTTGGCGCTCGATGCCGAGCTGCAGCCGGACCGGGTCGGGAATAGCAACGAGGGCGCTTCGGACGGCATCGGGTAGTCGGGTGAGGGTCATGGCCGTGCTCAGCGCCATCAGCGACGTGAACGCGGTGGCCAACAGGCGTCCGTCCTCGGCGTGCTCCACACTGTAGCCGAAGTCGATCCGCCGGGAGCCCACTTCGCGCACCCAGCAGCGGATGCGGAGGGAATCGTCGAACCGGGCAGGCTCGCGGTAGCGGACGGCCACCTCGCCCACCACCAGGCGGAGGCCGGCGTGCTCCAGCTCGCGATAGCTCATCCCGCTCAGCCGCAGGTGTTCGGTCCGCGCAATGTCGAGCCACACGAGGTAGCGGGCGTGGTAGACGACCCCCATCTGATCGGTCTCGGAGTAGTTGACCCGCACCAGCGTCTCCGAGACCTCAGGAACGGTCATGGGTCAGCCTCATGGGGTGAGAGACGTCCGGACGCCGGTCCGAGACACCGCCGCGGCGCCGGCCCGCGGTTGCGGCCGGATGGCAAGCGATCCATCTTTGGCGCCGTGCTGGGGCATGCGCTCGTCGTCGTCTCCGACGCCCACCTGGGTGGAGCACCGCCTGACGTCGAGGAGAGGCTCCTGGCCTTCCTCGAGGCCGTGCCGACGCTGGGTGACTGCCTCCTGCTGAACGGCGACCTCTTCGACTTCTGGTTCTCCTACTCGCGGGTCGTTCCCCGGCGCGGCTTTCACGTGGCGGCGGCGCTGGCGGGTCTCGGGCGTCGCCGCCTTCCGATCGTGATGGTGGGGGGAAATCACGACCGCTGGGGCGGCGACTTCTGGGCCCGCGACCTCGGCATTCGATTCGAGCCGCTGTTGGCCAGGTTCGAGATCGGGCGCCGCCAGGTGCTGGCAATCCATGGGGACGGCCTGACCGAGCCCGGGCTCAGGGCGACTCTCGTGCACCGTCTCATCAACCATCGGATCACTGCCGCGGTCTACCGGTGGATTCATCCCGAGCTGGGGCTGCGGTTGGTCGACATCATAGGGCCGCATCTGGGCAACCATGCCCCGGGCGAAGCCGCGGTGGGTGCCGCGGCCGAGCGGCAGCGCCAGTGGGCGGAGCGGCGCCTCACGTCGGAGCCCGAGCTCGGACTGCTGGTGATGGGACACACCCACCGGGCCGCCCTCTCGGAGGCTGCCCCGGGCCGGCAGTACCTCAATCCGGGAGCCTGGTTCGACAACGGGCGGTATGCGGTGGCCACCGAGACCAGCGCCGAGCTTCGCGGATTCACCCCAGCGGCACCACCTCCGCCGCAACCAACCGCTCCCCGATAAAGCGGGATCCGACGGCACGGAAGCGTGCCTCGTCGTCGCTCACGGCGAAGCGGTGCCGGGCGCCGACGCCCGGCGGCGCCTCGATTCCCGCGGCGCGAAGCGCGAGGTCGACCGCGCTCGCGGTTTCCTCGCCGCTGTCGATCAGCTGAACCGACGGCCCCATCACCCGCTGGATGAGCGGCTTCAGCAGCGGATAGTGGGTACAGCCGAGGACGAGCGTGTCGACCTTGACCCGACGGAGCGGCTCCAGGTAGTCGCGCGCGATCAGCTCCGCCGCGGGATGCTCGAACCATCCCTCTTCCACCAGCGGGACGAACAGAGGGCACGGCTGCTGCACGACCACTGCGCCCGGCCGGGCGCGCTGGATGCCGCGGGCGTAGGCGTTGCTCGCGATGGTTCCCGCCGTCCCGATCACGCCGATGGGGCCATTGACCGAAGCGGCGGCCGCGGCGCGAGCCCCCGGCTCGATCACTCCGATCACCGGCACCGGAGACTCCGCCTGCAGCGTCTCCAGCGCGTGCGCGGTGCTGGTGTTGCAGGCGATCACCACCGCCTTGACCCCCTGCCCCAGCAGCCAGTGGAGGATTTCCTGGCTGTAGCGCCTCACCGTCTCGGGGGACTTGGGGCCGTAGGGCACCCGGGCGGTGTCGCCGAAGTAGATGGTCGACTCCCTCGGCAGCCGCTCGAACACTGCGTGGGCGACGGTGAGCCCGCCGATCCCGGAGTCGAAGATCCCGACCGGGGCGCGATTCATCGGACCCTGAAGGGCACCGAGACCGCCGCGCCGACGCCGCCGGGTACCGCCTCCACGCGCAGGTCGCGCGGAAAGTCGGTGAGATGGCCCGACACATATGCTTCGAGGCCGGCGAACAGGTGGTTGAAGGCGAGCAGCACGATCCAGTCCTGGTGCTCACCGGCCTTGTCGTCGGCGCGGGCGGAGTTGGTCCGTCTGAGATAGGCCAGCTCGTGCCGGGTCTTGATGCTCATCCCCAGAGTCAGACCTTCCCAGGCTACGAAGAGGCCGCCGGTCAGCTTCCGGCCCAATTTGGCCTGACCCCAGCCCGGCACCAGGAAGGAGCGCCAGAAGGCGTTCATCGGGCTGACCCGGCGGGCGAGCGAGTCGACCCGAGCGATGGCCGCGGAGTCCTGGGCGGCGAGCACGGGGGCCCCGCCCGCTGCCAGCAGGACGACGAGCGCGAGACGAGCGAGCGGTGCGGCCCGGCGCAGGATCACGCGAGTCCCAGTCAGAGGAGGGGCAGTGGGAACGGGGTGGCGGGAGCGTGTGGGAATCGAACCCACCGGAGCCGCCGGAGGCGCCTCCATCGCGGTTTTGAAGACCGGCCCAGCCACCAGGCCAGATCCGCCCCCGTCAGCTCAGGAAGGTAACACCGCGACGGCTTCGATCTCGACCCGCGCGCCGCGGGGCAGCGCGGCCACCGCCACGGTCGAGCGCGCGGGCCGGTGGTCGCCAAACGCCTGGGCGTAGACCTCGTTCATCCGGGCGAAGTCCGCCATGTCGACCAGGAAGACCGTGGTCTTCACCACGCTGGAGAGCTCGAGGCCCGCCGCCCGAAGAATCGCGCCGAGGTTGGCGAGCACCCGCTCGGTCTGTTCCGCGATGCCACCGTCGACCAGCTCCCCCGTGGCGGGATCGAACCCGACCTGTCCGGCCGTAAACAGGAAGCCATTGGCCCGGGTGGCCTGACTGTAGGGGCCGATCGCGCGGGGCGCGTCCGGGGTCGAAACGAAGCCGGTCGGCATCAGAAGAGTCCCTCGATGGTGCCGTCGGCGTGGACCCGGATCGCCTCGGCGGACGGCGTCTTGGAGAGGCCCGGCATGGTCATGATCTCGCCCGCGAGCGCGACGACGAAGCCGGCGCCCGCGCTGGGGTAGACATCTCGAACGGTCAGGCGGAAGCCCTGCGGCCGCCCCAGCTTGCTGGCGTCGTCGCTGAAGCTGTACTGGGTCTTGGCCATGCATACCGGCGTCTGGCCCAGGCCCATGCCCTCGCACTGGGCGATGGCCTTGTCGGCGGTGGCACTGTAGTCGACGCCCGCGGCGCCGTAGATCTCGCGCGCGATGATCTCGATCTTCTGCTTGATGGGGAGCGCGGCGTCGTAGATCGGCTGGAACGCCGCCTTGCCCTCGGCGAGGGTGGCCAGGATCTCCTTGGCGACGGCCTCGCCACCAGCCCCTCCCTTGGCCCAGACCTCGCTCAGGGCCGCGCGGGCTCCCCAGGTTCCCGCGGCGGCGAGCACCGACCGGATCTCCTCCTCGGTATCGGAGGTGAAGCGGTTGAGGGCGACGATCACCGGCACGCCGAACTTCTGCACGTTCTTCACGTGGGCCTCGAGGTTCACCATCCCCCGCTTGAGGGCGGCCACATCGGGAGTGCCCAGCGCGTCCTTCTTGACCCCGCCGTGCATCTTGAGCGCCCGCACCGTGGCGACCACCACCGCCGCCTCGGGCTTGAGCCCGCCGAACCGGCACTTGATATCGAAGAACTTCTCGGCCCCGAGGTCGGCGCCGAAGCCCGCCTCGGTCAGCACGATGTCCGCGAGGGAGAGCCCCAGCCGGGTGGCGGCGAGCGAGTTGCAGCCGTGGGCGATGTTGCCGAAGGGTCCGGCGTGGACCAGCGCCGGCCCGCCCTCCAGCGTTTGCACCAGGTTGGGGAGGATCGCGTCCTTGAGCAGGAGCGTCATCGCGCCGGCGGCCTTGAGCTCGCCGGCGGTGACCGGCTTCCGGTCGCGGGTGAGCCCGACGATGATCCGGCTGATCCGGGCCTCGAGATCCGTGAGATCGGCGGCGAGCGCCAGGATCGCCATGATCTCGCTGCCGGGCACGATGACGAAGCGGTCCTCGCGCACCGGTCCGGCGTTGATGCCGCCGAGGCTGATCACGATCGAGCGGAGGGCCCGATCGTTCATGTCCATGGTGCGGGGCCAGGTGATCCGGCGCGGGTCGAGGTTGAGGACGTTGCCCTGGTGCAGATGGTTGTCCAGCATTGCCGAGAGCAGGTTATGCGCCGAGGTGATGGCGTGGAAGTCGCCGGTGAAATGGAGATTGATCTCGTCCATCGGCACCACCTGCGCATAGCCGCCGCCGGCCGCGCCGCCCTTGACGCCGAACACGGGGCCCAGCGATGGCTCCCGGATGCAGAGCATGACCTTCTTCCCCAGCCGCCGGAGCGCCTGGCTCACGCCGACGGTGACGGTGCTCTTCCCTTCTCCGGCGGGCGTCGGGTTGATCCCGGTGACGAGCACCAGGCGACCCGTGGGTGCGCGGGCCCGGATGGCCTCGGCACTGATCTTGGCCTTGTGGCGGCCGTACAGGAGAATGTCGTCGGGACCGAGCCCCACCTCGGCGGCCACGTCCTGGATCGGTCGGAGCTTGGCGGCCTGCGCGATGGCGATATCGGAAGGGACGCTGGTCGTCACGAGGGAGCGCTCCGGGCGCTGAGAGGTGGAAGTCGAAACACGCGTGCCGCATTCCGGCCGGTGGCCGCGATCAGCTCCTCGGTGGTCATGCCGCGGAGCCGGGCGATTCGCTCGGCCACGTGACGGACGAACGCCGGCTCGTTCCGCTTCCCCCGGTGGGGCACGGGCGCGAGGTAGGGGCCGTCAGTCTCGAGCAGCAGCCGGTCCAGCGGCGTCTCCAGGATGGCCTCGTCCAGCCGCCAGCTCTTGAAGGTGACCATTCCGCTGAACGACACATAGTGGCGGAGGTCCAACCCCGCCCGCAAGAGGGCGGGTCCGCTGCTGAAGGAGTGAAGGATGGCAGGGACGTCCGGGTGGGCACGCAGCAGGGCGGCAACGTCGTCGTCCGCCTCCCGAGCGTGGATTACGGCCGGCTGGCCGGTCTCCCGGGCCAGCCGGAGCTGGGCCTCGAATGCCGCGCGCTGGGCCTCGCGGGGCGAGTGGTCGTAGTGATAGTCCAGGCCCATCTCACCGGCTGCCACCACTCGCGGGCTCCGGAGCCGCTCGCGGAGCGCGCGTTCAATCTCGTCGCTCCAGATGCGGGCCTCGTGTGGATGGACGCCGGCGGTGGCGGAAAGCCGGGGATCGCTGGCGGCGAGGGCGAGTGCCTGATCGGCCGCGGCGGGCGATTCGCCGATCACCACCACGTGCCCTACCCCGGCGGCCCAGGCCCGGTCCAGCACCTCCGCGCGATCCGGCTGGTAGGTCGGATCGGCGAGGTGACAATGGGTATCGATCAGCACCGGCTCGGCTCGCGGCCGAGTCAGGCGACCGGCTGCGCCTTCCGTCCGGTCACCGGCACACCAGCGGGCTTGGCGGCCCCCAGATGTCCACGGGCAAGTTGACCGGGCCAGCGCTTCTCGATGGCCATGAGCACGGGCGCGGCGATATAAATCGAGGAGAAGGTCCCGGTAAACACGCCGAAGAACATGACCAGCGCGAAGGGACGGATGACCTCTCCGCCGAAGATCGTCAGCGCGGTGAGCGACGCCAGGGTCGTCCCGTGCGTGAGGACGCTGCGGGGCAGCGTCTCGTTGATCGAGCGGTTGAGGATCTGCTCGAAGGTGTCCTTCTTGTGTTTGTGCAGATTCTCCCGGACGCGATCGAAGATGATGATGGTGTCGTTGAGGGAGTACCCGACCATCGAGAGCACGGCGGCCACGACCGTGAGGCTCACTTCCAGCCGCAGGGCGCCGATGAACGCGACGGTCGCCAGGATGTCGTGCGCCGTCGCGGTCACCGCGGCGAGCCCGAATCGCCACTCGAAGCGGTAGGCGAGATACGCCAGCACCGCGAAGAAGGAGAGGAAGATCGCCAGGAACGCCTTCTGGCGCAGCTCGCCGCCGACCTTGGGGCCGACCGCCTCGGTGCGGACCACCGTGTACTTCCCCGCCCCGAGCGTAGCATCGAGCGCCTGAGACACCGCGCGTGCCGCGCTCTGGGTGTCGTTCGCGTCGGTTCCCGGCTTGGCCACCCGAGCACGGATCACGTACTCGTTGGCGGCCCCGAAGTTCTGGATCTCCGAGCCGGGAATCCCCTGGTGGTCCAGCCCGGTCCGCAGGGTGGCGACGTTGACCGGCGTGCGGCTCTGAATCTGCACCAGGGTGCCGCCGGTGAACTCGATGCTGTAGTTGAGGCCCCGGATGAGGAGCAGGAGCAGTCCGGGCAGAATGACCGCCGCCGTGGCGACGTAGGCGTAACGCCGGACCGAGATGAAGTCGTAGTGGGCGTTGGCGAAGAGTCTCAGCATGTCAGATACTCAGAGTGGACATGGCGGGCCGGCGGTCCAGCCAGATCATGAAGAACGTCCGGGTGACGAATACCGCGGTAATCATCGAGGCCGCGATGCCCATGATGAGGGTCACCGCGAAGCCCTTGACCGGGCCAGTGCCGAACTGAAAGAGGAAGAGCGCGGTGAGCACGGTGCTCACATTGGAGTCGATGATGGCATTCATCGCGTGCTTGAAGCCCTCGTCCACCGCCAGTCGGACGGTCTTCCCGTGGATGAGCTCCTCCCGGATCCGCTCGAAGATCAGCACGTTGGCGTCCACCGCGATGCCCACCGAGAGCACAATGCCCGCCAGACCCGGCAGGGTGAGCGTGGCCTCGATCATGGAGAGGCCGCCTACGGTGAAGAGGATG carries:
- a CDS encoding TatD family hydrolase — its product is MLIDTHCHLADPTYQPDRAEVLDRAWAAGVGHVVVIGESPAAADQALALAASDPRLSATAGVHPHEARIWSDEIERALRERLRSPRVVAAGEMGLDYHYDHSPREAQRAAFEAQLRLARETGQPAVIHAREADDDVAALLRAHPDVPAILHSFSSGPALLRAGLDLRHYVSFSGMVTFKSWRLDEAILETPLDRLLLETDGPYLAPVPHRGKRNEPAFVRHVAERIARLRGMTTEELIAATGRNAARVFRLPPLSARSAPS
- the secF gene encoding protein translocase subunit SecF, which translates into the protein MLRLFANAHYDFISVRRYAYVATAAVILPGLLLLLIRGLNYSIEFTGGTLVQIQSRTPVNVATLRTGLDHQGIPGSEIQNFGAANEYVIRARVAKPGTDANDTQSAARAVSQALDATLGAGKYTVVRTEAVGPKVGGELRQKAFLAIFLSFFAVLAYLAYRFEWRFGLAAVTATAHDILATVAFIGALRLEVSLTVVAAVLSMVGYSLNDTIIIFDRVRENLHKHKKDTFEQILNRSINETLPRSVLTHGTTLASLTALTIFGGEVIRPFALVMFFGVFTGTFSSIYIAAPVLMAIEKRWPGQLARGHLGAAKPAGVPVTGRKAQPVA